The Nitrospira sp. region GAGTGTTGGATGACATGCTCTTGCAGAAACAGCAACGAGCCCTGGTCTCGTTCCAACAGTCCATGAAAGCGAAACTGCCGGTTGTCATCAGGCGGGAGATGCTGTAAGAATCGTTCGACCCGTCAGACTTATTCACCATCGAAAATATCCGCACAAACCATTGTTGTTTAAAAATAATTCTCTACCGACAGCTTATCTCTGCGGTGAAAGTGGCCCAAATACCTGGGCGGATGTCCGAAAGAGTGTGGTAGCAATCGGGTTACCATGAGCTAGCAGGCATGGCAGAGTTTTACAGAGTACGAACAGATTGCGGAACGTGAAGGAGCGACAAGAAACAATTTATTCCGTCCTATGGTGAATGCGTATGAGGTGGAGCGCGAGGACGAGGAATTCTTCGCGCTGCAACGGAAGATGGCACGCCGCATTTGCAAAGCAGACGTACTCACCGAAGAAGATGTCGAACGGATCATGTTCACAGATCGCTGATGAAGGCCGTCTTCGACGCGAATATCTTCGTGTCGGCTTTCATCCTTCCTGGTAGTCGAGGCGAACAAGCATTTCTTGTCGCACATCGCCGAAAGATAGGACTGTACAGTTCCATTCCCATCCTGACCGAGACTGCTCGCATCCTCCGTACCAAGTTTGATCAGCCAGAAAAGGATGTCACCGCCCCATTAAAGATTCAAGATCGTAGGGCGAGCAGCAACCATCGTCCGCCCGTCACGTAATATCGCGGTGCTCAACGATGCACCTGATAATCGAATTCTGGAGTGCGCCGTGACAGCACAGGCTGACCTCATCGTCACCGGCGACCATCATCTGCTGAAGCAAAAGAGTTCGAAAGCATTCCCATTGTCAGACTAGCCGATTTCTTAAGGATGATCCCATCGGAATGAGAGATCTGGTTGATTCATTCGTACAGATCGTGCGCACACGCTCTCTGCTCATCGAAAATCTTTTACCACAGCTCACAACGCACCTGCACGTTCAACTATAGTCATACCCTAATTGGGCACCCCCATCAGAAAAGTAGCCCGACACGCTTTTCACCCCTATCCATGAGGAACCCGGAAGCGCCCCATTTTGATAGCGCTATGCTACACTGCGACTATGACTTCTTCTAGCACAACATCCCCAACTGCCCCCACACTGCGGTTGCTACCAGCTTACTTGGGCACGTCATCTATTGAGGAAGCCGTTCGTACGGCCCGTGGTCGACGAGTGCTGTGGCTTGAAATTTTGGTCAATGACCGGCTGGATCTGACACCGTGGAGTTCGGAGCCAGCCGTACAGGCCGCCTATCTCACAGCATGCCGCTGGTACACACACTATCGACGACTGATCACCTTCGTCTTGAACCGTGCCCCGCTCCCGACCACTCCTGGGCCAATCGACGCTCGGGATTATCGGACCTTTGCCGAGGCGCTCTACTTTGTCTACGCTCACCCTTGACCAACTGGTCTCCCTTCTCACACGCTATGTCACCGAAACCGGGGAAACGCTTGATCTTCTCCTCATCGGTGCGCTGGCATTACCGGCCTATGGAATTCCAGGTCGCGCCACTCACGATGTGGATGCTGAAGTAGCAGGCCCGA contains the following coding sequences:
- a CDS encoding putative toxin-antitoxin system toxin component, PIN family; translation: MVGRAATIVRPSRNIAVLNDAPDNRILECAVTAQADLIVTGDHHLLKQKSSKAFPLSD
- a CDS encoding PIN domain-containing protein, with product MKAVFDANIFVSAFILPGSRGEQAFLVAHRRKIGLYSSIPILTETARILRTKFDQPEKDVTAPLKIQDRRASSNHRPPVT